The following coding sequences are from one Sesamum indicum cultivar Zhongzhi No. 13 unplaced genomic scaffold, S_indicum_v1.0 scaffold00321, whole genome shotgun sequence window:
- the LOC105180099 gene encoding diphosphomevalonate decarboxylase MVD2, peroxisomal-like — translation AFLSESVGFLFMNALAVTCRLLLVRRYLTTSLSQVAYTFDAGPNAVLISHNRKAAALLLQRLLFYFPPQADADLNSYVIGDKTILQDAGIQNVKDIEALTPPPEIKDNTQTQKYRGDVSYFICTRPGRGPVVLTDESRSLINPETGLPK, via the exons tgCATTTCTATCTGAATCTGTGGGGTTCCTGTTCATGAATGCATTAGCAGTTACCTGTAGACTGCTTTTAGTCAGAAGGTATCTAACAACAAGTCTTTCACAGGTTGCTTACACTTTTGATGCTGGGCCGAATGCAGTACTAATTTCACATAACAGAAAAGCTGCTGCACTTTTGCTTCAGAGGCTTCTCTTTTACTTCCCTCCTCAGGCAGACGCTGATCTAAACAG TTATGTTATTGGTGACAAAACGATATTACAAGATGCTGGCATTCAGAACGTGAAGGACATAGAAGCTCTAACTCCACCTCCAGAAATCAAGGACAACACTCAAACCCAGAAATACAGAGGAGATGTCAGTTATTTCATCTGCACTAGACCTGGGAGAGGTCCTGTGGTACTAACCGACGAAAGTCGATCTCTTATTAATCCTGAAACCGGGCTGCCCAAGTGA
- the LOC105180299 gene encoding probable sodium/metabolite cotransporter BASS4, chloroplastic (The sequence of the model RefSeq protein was modified relative to this genomic sequence to represent the inferred CDS: added 22 bases not found in genome assembly): MFATTATMAGALRALNLKPPTGGTPSFRRQIQLPLATRSPFSGDKFNAAHFTWKLRAVARVGSIRASAEYRQGNDDRENRLPQVLNSNWSTRLSKFAADNFLPLALVSGVVLGLANPSLGCLADTYYLSKFSTFGIFIISGLTLRSDEIGAAAEAWPVGLFGLASILIFTPFFSKIILLLKLQPQEFVTGLAIFSCMPTTLSSGVALTRLAGGNSALALAMTVISNLLGILFIPFSVSKFIAAGVGVSVPTERLLRSLVLTLLVPLILGKVARELFKGVASFADGNRKLLAMISAVFLSFVPWIQVSRSRALLLMVKPAIFLVAVTMGAFLHAVLLAFNALAIPSLSLMSGGSKSPFAKNENASALLLVASQKTLPVMVAVVEQLGGALGESGLLVLPCVAAHLNQIIIDSFLVSLWKQKEGEFGNAKSA, translated from the exons ATGTTTGCAACCACAGCCACAATGGCCGGAGCACTGCGAGCCCTGAACCTAAAGCCTCCGACTGGCGGAACTCCCTCTTTCAGGCGTCAGATTCAGCTTCCTCTGGCTACGCGGTCGCCATTCTCCGGCGATAAGTTCAACGCAGCGCATTTTACATGGAAACTCCGTGCAGTTGCTAGAGTGGGCAGTATAAGAGCTAGTGCAGAGTACCGTCAG GGAAATGATGATAGGGAAAACCGACTTCCACAAGTTCTGAACTCGAATTGGAGCACACGATTGTCGAAGTTTGCGgctgataattttttacctTTAG CTCTCGTCTCTGGTGTAGTGTTAGGACTTGCAAATCCGAGCCTTGGTTGTCTTGCAGATACATATTAtctatcaaaatttagcacttttggaatatttataatttcag GATTGACGTTACGCAGTGATGAAATTGGAGCAGCTGCTGAAGCATGGCCAGTTGGACTCTTTGGACTG gcttcaattttaattttcactcccttcttttcaaaaatcattttgCTGCTCAAGCTCCAGCCACAAGAGTTTGTTACAG GACTTGCTATATTTAGCTGTATGCCTACAACATTATCTAGTGGAGTGGCGTTAACTCGG CTTGCTGGAGGGAACTCTGCTCTTGCTCTTGCTATGACTGTGATTTCCAATTTATTAGGAATCTTATTT ATACCATTTTCTGTCTCAAAATTCATAGCTGCTGGAGTTGGTGTATCGGTCCCAACCGAACGCTTGTTGAGAAGCCTTGTTCTCACACTTTTAGTTCCTCTCATATTGGGAAAG GGGTAGCCAGTTTTGCAGATGGAAATCGTAAGCTTTTGGCAATGATTAGTGCAGTCTTTCTTAGTTTC GTCCCTTGGATTCAAGTCAGCAGATCAAGGGCACTTCTTTTAATGGTGAAGCCAGCAATTTTTCTTGTGGCTGTCACAATGGGAGC GTTTCTGCATGCTGTCCTATTAGCTTTTAATGCTTTGGCTATTCCAAGTCTTTCACTCATGTCTGGAGGTAGTAAGTCACCTTTTGCCAAGAACGAAAACGCCAGTGCTCTTTTACTTGTTGCCAGCCAG AAAACCTTGCCCGTGATGGTAGCAGTTGTCGAGCAGCTTGGTGGTGCTTTAGGTGAATCTGGCTTACTTGTTCTTCCATGTGTAGCAGCGCATCTGAACCAG ATTATCATTGACTCCTTCCTAGTAAGTCTCTGGAAACAAAAGGAGGGTGAATTTGGAAATGCCAAGTCCGCATAG
- the LOC105180097 gene encoding nifU-like protein 4, mitochondrial has translation MMKNFGRFLYRTILYSCGNGGLLSKPNNSRNVARGLYIYHQLLFSSSSAVKTSDFSGLTSLRASLGTSYSQRDNFRGQRRSMFIQTQSTPNPASLMFYPGKPLMDTGSADFPNARAAMSSPLAKNLFGIDGITRVFFGTDFVTVTKSEDSSWDFLKPEIFAAIMDFYSSEQPLFLDSNTAASMDTAIHEDDSETVAMIKELLESRIRPAVQDDGGDIGFVRFDPDTGIVKLRMQGACSGCPSSSVTLKSGIENMLMHYVPEVKGVEQELDAEDGDAALTGAPYE, from the exons ATGATGAAAAACTTTGGTAGATTTTTGTACCGAACCATTCTGTATAGCTGTGGCAATGGCGGATTGCTATCGAAGCCCAACAACTCGCGAAATGTTGCTCGGGGGTTATACATATACCATCAgcttcttttctcttcttcttcagcaGTGAAAACTAGTGATTTCTCCGGTCTTACCTCGTTAAGGGCTTCTTTAGGCACCTCCTACTCCCAGAGGGATAATTTCCGAG GGCAGAGGAGGAGCATGTTCATCCAAACACAGTCGACTCCTAATCCTGCATCTCTCATGTTCTATCCTGGGAAGCCCTTAATGGATACAGGAAGTGCAGACTTTCCCAATGCACGCGCTGCTATGAGCTCGCCACTAGCAAAGAACCTGTTTGGAATTGATG GAATTACCAGGGTCTTCTTTGGAACAGATTTTGTAACCGTCACAAAATCAGAGGACAGTTCATGGGATTTTCTGAAACCTGAAATCTTTGCAGCAATCATGGATTTCTATTCCTCTGAGCAGCCATTGTTCTTGGATTCGAATACTGCAGCTTCCATGGACACAGCTATTCACGAAGATGATTCAGAGACTGTTGCTATGATTAAAGAACTATTAGAGTCTCGTATCCGTCCAGCAGTGCAAGATGATGGTGGAGACATAGGATTTGTCAGATTTGATCCTGACACCGGAATCGTGAAACTAAGAATGCAAGGCGCCTGCAGTGGTTGCCCTAGCTCCTCCGTCACTCTGAAATCAGGCATTGAGAATATGCTAATGCATTATGTGCCTGAAGTCAAAGGTGTGGAACAAGAACTCGACGCTGAAGATGGAGATGCAGCGTTAACTGGAGCACCA